In the Heterodontus francisci isolate sHetFra1 chromosome 8, sHetFra1.hap1, whole genome shotgun sequence genome, one interval contains:
- the LOC137372957 gene encoding C-reactive protein-like, with translation MRDFIAFLLVICIYLPVTAGAGLAGQSVIFPTETADSYVKLLPSNFSDLSAFTLCMRLASEKTQDYALFSYAVPNSDNELSLWLEDGKLALYLGSTGVLFDLAAPTALLRHMCVSWESCSGLITFWLDGVRSLRKGGKRDGLVRGGGVTILGQDQDSLGGRFELKQSFVGEVTDVNLWSHVLSASAIRAISQGCYAAGGDVIDWAAIRHQSDGTVTIEDNRDCIV, from the exons ATGAGGGACTTTATTGCATTTCTGCTTGTGATTTGCATTTATCTGCCAGTGACGGCTGGTGCGG GCTTGGCAGGGCAGTCGGTGATTTTTCCAACCGAGACTGCGGACAGCTACGTCAAACTACTCCCCAGCAATTTCTCCGACCTGTCTGCCTTCACTCTCTGCATGAGATTAGCCTCGGAAAAAACGCAGGATTATGCCCTTTTCTCCTATGCGGTGCCCAACAGTGACAACGAGCTATCGCTCTGGCTAGAGGACGGAAAGTTAGCCCTCTACCTGGGCAGTACTGGTGTTCTCTTTGACCTTGCAGCACCCACCGCGTTGCTCAGGCACATGTGCGTGAGCTGGGAGTCTTGCAGCGGACTGATCACCTTCTGGCTGGACGGAGTCCGGAGCCTCCGGAAAGGTGGCAAACGGGACGGCCTGGTGCGCGGTGGCGGTGTGACCATCCTGGGTCAGGATCAGGACTCGCTCGGGGGGAGATTTGAACTCAAGCAGTCCTTCGTCGGGGAGGTGACGGATGTCAACCTGTGGAGTCACGTCCTGTCTGCAAGCGCCATCAGGGCGATAAGCCAGGGTTGCTATGCTGCTGGGGGGGATGTCATCGACTGGGCAGCGATACGGCACCAGAGCGACGGGACGGTGACCATTGAGGACAACCGGGACTGCATCGTCTAA